Proteins from one Nicotiana tabacum cultivar K326 chromosome 23, ASM71507v2, whole genome shotgun sequence genomic window:
- the LOC142177316 gene encoding uncharacterized protein LOC142177316, giving the protein MFCSNSFSKDSTSSVKQFLVQYFEACKLEGYILLQDPLCDFYEALGVGSDDGDILDIDSLLQLSPTISRDCQMNQQEMKNESEANCNDMRHEKIPLSAQRERTGKLRLKDFAGYLHLPIEIAAKKLNICPTVMKKVCRRDGLLRWPYRKIKSIKRKISKREKSLSSSDVEERASAKAEIANLEEELAKNFEAFVS; this is encoded by the exons ATGTTCTGCTCAAACAGTTTTAGCAAGGATAGTACAAGCAGTGTGAAGCAATTTTTAGTTCAATATTTTGAGGCTTGTAAGCTTGAAGGTTACATTTTGCTACAAGATCCACTCTGCGATTTCTATGAAGCATTAGGTGTTGGATCTGATGATGGTGACATTCTTGACATCGATAGTCTACTTCAGTTATCTCCAACAATTTCGC GTGATTGTCAAATGAACCAGCAAGAGATGAAAAACGAAAGCGAGGCAAATTGCAATGACatgagacatgaaaagattcccCTTTCTGCACAG AGGGAAAGAACTGGAAAGTTGAGATTGAAAGACTTTGCAGGATATCTCCATCTTCCCATTGAGATAGCAGCTAAGAAACTGAACATATGTCCTACTGTCATGAAAAAAGTTTGTCGAAGGGATGGCTTGTTAAGATGGCCCTATCGAAAG ATAAAAAGCATTAAGAGGAAAATATCAAAGAGAGAAAAGAGTTTAAGCTCTAGTGATGTTGAAGAAAGGGCGAGCGCAAAGGCAGAAATAGCAAATTTGGAAGAGGAACTTGCCAAAAATTTTGAAGCATTTGTTAGCTGA
- the LOC107821944 gene encoding omega-amidase, chloroplastic-like yields MRIGFVFLSSTLSSSSVIGSSISGSIVRLTPSLLLHRPFHIIPNRTTTRSNNLQFSARTTLTTSASSMSSSFKPEQARVPPALQLPSPSITKFKIGLCQLAVTSDKERNIIHARTAIEEAAQKGAKLVVLPEIWNSPYSNDSFPIYAEDIDAGSDASPSTAMLSEVARLLKITIVGGSIPERSGDKLYNTCCVFDADGKLKAKHRKIHLFDIDIPGKITFKESKTLTAGETPTVVDTEVGRIGIGICYDIRFQELAMLYAARGAHLICYPGAFNMTTGPLHWELLQRARAVDNQLYVATCSPARDAGAGYVAWGHSTLVGPFGEVLATTEHDEAIIISEIDYSQIELRRTNLPLEKQRRGDLYQLVDVQRSSSQ; encoded by the exons ATGAGAATTGGATTCGTCTTCTTGTCTTCaaccctttcttcttcttcagtgaTTGGATCCTCCATTTCTGGGTCCATCGTACGGCTTACACCCTCACTCCTGCTCCATCGTCCCTTTCACATCATTCCAAATCGTACAACCACTCGAAGCAACAATTTGCAGTTTTCAGCACGTACAACCCTCACTACATCAGCTTCTTCCATGTCTTCCTCTTTCAAGCCTGAACAAGCTAGGGTTCCTCCCGCTCTCCAATTGCCCTCACCTTCCATCACCAAG tttaagattgggCTATGTCAATTAGCAGTGACATCAGATAAGGAAAGGAATATTATTCATGCTCGAACAGCAATTGAGGAGGCTGCTCAGAAGGGGGCTAAGCTTGTTGTTTTGCCT GAAATATGGAATAGTCCATATTCAAATGATAGCTTCCCAATTTATGCTGAAGACATTGATGCTGGTTCTGATGCATCTCCATCAACTGCCATGCTCTCTGAAGTAGCTCGACTTCTGAAGATCACAATAGTGGGAGGCTCTATACCTGAACGCAGTGGGGACAAGTTGTATAATACTTGCTGCGTTTTCGATGCTGATGGAAAGTTGAAAGCTAAGCACAGAAAG ATACATCTTTTTGACATTGATATTCCTGGTAAAATAACCTTTAAGGAGTCAAAGACGCTTACAGCAGGAGAGACTCCAACTGTTGTGGATACAG AGGTTGGCCGAATTGGTATAGGGATTTGCTACGACATTCGCTTTCAGGAATTGGCCATGCTATATGCAGCAAGAG GTGCTCATCTGATCTGCTATCCTGGGGCATTCAACATGACTACAGGACCACTGCACTGGGAGTTACTGCAAAGGGCAAG GGCAGTTGATAATCAG CTATATGTTGCAACATGTTCACCTGCTCGAGATgctggtgctggatatgtggctTGGGGGCATTCCACATTAGTTGGACCA TTCGGAGAAGTGCTGGCGACGACTGAACATGACGAGGCAATAATCATCTCGGAGATTGACTATTCACAAATTGAGCTGAGGAG GACAAACCTTCCATTAGAGAAGCAAAGGCGTGGTGATCTTTACCAGTTGGTAGATGTACAAAGGTCAAGTTCTCAGTAA
- the LOC107804227 gene encoding uncharacterized protein LOC107804227: protein MMLLRLIKKYYCSVFKKKKKKKKMANSEKVVGVKKVRQKDPDGWDVTMPLPGDIIEGIGELAADDDSFVQAKAWSELALFLGKIVGHFIWLKVRRGESRLKLRGYVLVERRSNLQKRFVVRAASDDRHLAVIAELTLGRCTELQEMSRRMVNSGSRGYNQMGLQYDWKMKVGTYLPDSRSTVVSSILFMPLTREYRVEATIVRTMAWFSAAVSSGIPLVFVNIQTEQISNLERRNNIGNQSAQGVRLWYLPGIEEIPLELTPVPGETRFGIDIKRTDEGFVSIYSVTKGTAAERASLVRLFEQANKSEQLLVISRLEGKSLLPSTVSPEGLIYCCDHSDIKETLNLAMERSDSIRLHIMSWPNQTTQNTTRSFGAAVLMPPN, encoded by the exons ATGATGCTATTGCGGCTAATCAAGAAATACTACTGTTCCGtcttcaagaagaagaaaaagaaaaagaagatggcGAATTCTGAGAAAGTAGTTGGTGTAAAGAAAGTGAGGCAAAAAGATCCAGATGGATGGGATGTGACAATGCCACTCCCAGGGGACATAATAGAAGGCATTGGTGAATTAGCTGCTGATGATGATTCATTTGTTCAGGCCAAGGCATGGTCAGAGTTAGCTTTATTTCTTGGTAAAATTGTTGGACATTTCATTTGGTTGAAAGTTAGAAGGGGAGAGAGTAGACTTAAACTCAGGGGATATGTCTTAGTTGAACGACGTTCCAATCTGCAAAAAAGGTTTGTGGTTAGAGCAGCATCTGATGACAGACATCTTGCTGTTATAGCAGAATTAACTTTGGGACGTTGCACTGAACTCCAGG AAATGAGCAGAAGAATGGTAAATTCGGGCTCACGGGGATATAACCAAATGGGATTACAATATGACTGGAAGATGAAGGTGGGAACCTATCTACCCGATTCTCGTTCCACAGTTGTTAGCTCCATACTTTTCATGCCTTTAACAAGAGAGTATAGAGTAGAAGCCACAATAGTTCGAACCATGGCCTGGTTTTCAGCAGCGGTATCTTCAGGAATCCCCCTTGTATTCGTTAACATTCAAACTGAGCAAATAAGCAATTTG GAGAGGAGAAACAACATTGGTAACCAATCCGCGCAAGGAGTAAGGCTATGGTATCTACCAGGAATTGAAGAGATTCCACTTGAACTAACACCTGTTCCAGGAGAAACCAGATTCGGAATAGACATTAAACGAACAGATGAA GGATTTGTCAGTATATACTCAGTAACAAAGGGGACAGCTGCAGAACGAGCCAGTTTAGTGCGTTTATTTGAGCAAGCAAACAAAAGCGAGCAACTTCTTGTGATTTCAAGGCTAGAAGGAAAAAGTCTTTTGCCTTCAACTGTTAGCCCAGAAGGTCTAATATACTGCTGTGATCATAGTGATATTAAGGAAACTCTCAATTTAGCAATGGAAAGAAGTGATAGTATTAGACTGCATATCATGTCTTGGCCTAATCAAACAACTCAAAATACCACACGGTCGTTTGGTGCTGCAGTTCTTATGCCTCCAAATTGA